In Benincasa hispida cultivar B227 chromosome 8, ASM972705v1, whole genome shotgun sequence, the sequence taattataattctcaGATTCATCTCACTTTATATATGTGCAATCTTTATGTGTATAGAATAATAGCATATCTATTACTTTGACTATTTTCAATAATAGAGTCCTCGTGTTTTCGTTTTCAGTCATGTGGTCATTATTAATTATTGCAAAAAGTATATCTTTTTGCAATATTTATCAAAACTTTGATTCAATTcgtttatttgaatcatattccatattaatgttatatttcaaggttttttttttcttttgtcttaGTAATTAAATCTATATAGCCAAATATTGAGTGAAAGAtttgaatttctaatttttttctaaaaaaaaaagaatgataaCGTAGATTTTATGTCAGTTAAGTCAGATTTATGTTGAGTTAAATCCATTTATTTCTTGTATGCAATTGTTTTTATCTAGTATTAATATTACAGGGTAAAACACACCTTTtaaatttagggattaaaaatgtaaattatcaTTTTGAGATGTTAAAACTAAAACTGACTCCTTCAAAGTGTCTAAGTATaccaaataaatattattatatttatattataattaattaatttttttcttggtGCTGTAATcaaattgtatttttaattcttaTTGTAATAGgttgttaattaaatatttgtgaGGTGTCATTAGGCTTTTATTTGATATTAGAAAATAGATGAGATCtctatttaaatatcattttttaaaaaaaaacactctccaaccaattttttttcctttattctttattttttatcacGATAATCTAATTAGCCTGAGACATTAAGGGTATATTTAGTAGATAATCTGAAAACAGAAATTTGAGAACaataaattacatgaaaatagagttatatttcatgtttttaaatatgtatttgataGTAGAATTCAGaaaattgaattctaatttaaacaattacaaACTAGTTTTAGTTACtcactaaatattagttgacaataaataattattaatttatttatgaacatggctttgtgttaaaaaaaatgtaaatttattatcttataatattatataatttataggataaattaaaatttttgccTCAATAGTTTGGAAGaagttaaaaattaagtctTATAGTTTATAAGTACAATTTACCACCTATTGTTTGATAAAAGTTTCATGAGTAGTCCCTATTGTAGGGACTATTTAAGAGGATTAACAAATTATAGTGACTGTATATGAAGTTATTATCAAACCATAGgaactaaattaaattttaaaaccatacgaattaactttcaattttatcaaaaccATAGataccaaatttgtaatttaacctaatttataatatactaaataatacttattttaattttttaaatattgaattgagtttataatgTGACATtctatatttctaaatatttttatctttatttaatataatttttcattttaaattctaaaattcaaattatagatacaatgaaaacataaacatgttctttacaaaatttaCACTATTTGAAtcacaaaatccaaaaaaaagtttttagaaaaaGGATTCGGATCGTCGGCTAAATACATATTCACTGAACCCATtaaatctgaaaacataaaacaaaatctgGATTACCAACCAAGTCCTAATATTTTACAAACAGACACCTAACTAACGagcaaaaaaaattcttaaaattaataaattagaactTAAAAAGTGTAAATGACGAAGCAAATTATCCATCATAAGGACAAAAGTTAAAAAGTTACCTATCAACTTAAAAAGTTTAAGTGACGAAGCAAATCATGCATCATAAAGTCGAAAGTTAACAAGTTACCCTTCGCctaaatagataataaaatctATATGATATAGTGTATTTGATTTAATGATTTGTAGACCCAATCAGTCACAATAATTTAAAAGCATAAAGTTAGATTAGAATTTAaggtattatttaaaaaaaaacgaaaattaTATAGTAGGTACCATATTTTCAAAGAGAACCAATAATATTAAATGATCTTATTATTACTATTTGTGGGTGGAAGTACAAATAAcgtgtaattttaaaaaaattaaagacgAAGAATTATAATGAaacctttttaaaatattaaaggacgttaaattataaatcatagatctatgaattttagaaaaatgtttAATCGATTGACTGTTAAATatatttatcttaaaaaatcaaaattaacttATCTAATAGGtatagaatcaaaatttacGTATAATATGacctaaaattttttatttttaggtttGATAGATTATGTTAAGGAtctatttaacaaaaaaaaaaataaaaagatattatactcttttttaaatttcagaaatctaaacataaaataaaataaaataaaagttgtataacttaaaaaaaaaaaaaaattaaatgcacATATCAAACAAACCTACGAACCTAAAActcaggaattaattttctgaAAAACAAAAcccattaattaataatattaaaatataggtcaaaatatcattttgatctttatgtgctaaatttgttgaattttagtctttatcctttcaattatttaatttttgtccacatacttcaataaatcttaaatttaatcattcaacattaatttttataaaaatatgattGAACAATAATAAttgtgaatatgttttcaaaatttatattgaaaaatattaatagataaaaaaaataaaaatagtagaagctaaatttaaaattaatttaaaatacaaataaaaaatgaataaaataatattaaacttaaaatGTAAATGAAGTTTAAAAATGCAATTTAATTAGAGTATTATATCTGGGGATTCGAAACTAGAGGACGTGGACGCATAAGCACGTGACAATCAAAGAATAATATTTCTCCAAGTGCCAACCAAAATCAGATCTTTCTGCCACAAGATTTCATTGTCATCttaaatctcttttttttttttaatatgaaaatttgttttaaaattttattttggttttctGATGTTATTTAGCTGCAAATTCCGTAGTCAACTTGCTCTCAACTTTCAACAAttagatattttaattaaaaatgtaaatcatagTTTCCAATCTTTAAGAACttgaatatattaataaaaaaaacaatcactTGCAATATGTATAATGCAAGAAATATTTGTGTTCGAAATTAGTTACAATgtaaaaaactatatatatatattgatggattttttaaaattagaattttgctTTTAAATACTCATTACGTTACTTAACATAACTAACGTGTAATTTTATCATTAATATGTTTATATCACTtgtaaacaaaagaaaaataaaatttatttaaataagagcgttaaattttttaaacaaatattaGAGCTTCGATTTTATGATGATATTTGTAAAATATTGATGTCAATATGGGTATGGtctaattaaattataacatcCACGTCAAGTTccgaaaaaaatgaaaaaatattaatgagaacaatttttaaaaaattatgaaacccgtaatttgtaaaaaaaaaaaaaattaataagtaATAATATTATCAttctttgataattattttctttaatagtAATAATGTTAATTTGAGAATGATGATGTTAATTAAAGTTGTTAGAAATATGAATTTGGGTAATAAAtacatgataaaaataaaattaccaCACGCACCCATAATTTTGGTAAGTATGAAAATAAAGATAGTcgttctaaaaataaataaattacaaacacAAACGTGGAGTGTTGGAATGTAAAAGACTTTTCTCTCCtacctaaaaaataataaagaccaAATTTCATATtggactaaaaaaataaataaatattcaaatcgactttttttactttatagattttagtcccaaaaaaatgaaaactattatCCGAGCATAGTATTTTATTAGAATAATCCTAAAAGTCcatttgtataaaaattaatcatatataatatcaaactcctcattttttcttttagttctttttttttttttttaacgacAAAAGCACTAGTATTCACCGTCcacttttttctcctttttttggtacaatgtataagttttgaattgtattttttttttttttggaaaagattGATGTGTGTATTATTATTCCAACCCTAGTGTTTTATTATCgtaataaataattttagcCAAAATGAACATAGCTCAATTGATATAATACTTGTACCATCATTCTCGAGGTTAGAGATTCGATTTCTCTACTccacatatttaattaatattttgtgaaaaaataaataattataaaagaaataaattttatgGATCACTGACACGTAGGAGATTGAGATATTGCCCTAAGGCTATGGACAAAGATGTAGATCGATTGTCCTATCTCTACAACTACATAAAGGTCTCtaattgtatatatatactTGGATTTCATTCCCCCGTATAAAACCATATTTTTAAATACCGGTCGTTGTTCAACCATACCCAAAGGTGAtggaataaaaattaaaagtcgacacattataatataattatactatagtaataataataataataaaataatacttgAGTATATTTTAAGATGCTCACATCCCAActttaattatacattaaaaaaatcaaaaacatttttcaaaaaaagttgaattttttAGAATCATCGTAGTTTAAACTGAACCAAATTAGtaatttttcacaaaattttcTAACTAACGAGAAAAACATATTCTCTTTGTTTatacttgaaatttattttcataatttttcttaGTCAGTCTCGTACTATCTTGACAAAAAATagtatagaaataaaaaataaaaaataaaaaataaaatccgtatttttcataataaaatgAGGGGGGGGGGAGTCGGTGCATGTTAATGTATGTATGGAGAAGTTTGGCGTGGCACGTTGTAAATCTGGCGAACATGGAAGCAGTTTTCAACTTTGACTGGTCAACTTATTAATTAATCCCTCGGGTTCTGATTCATCCATGTATGCCCATTTCCATTtttacatatataaaaatattatttgttgCCTTTTTAcgtaaaaaaatgtaaatatagatgaaattttgaatgaaatgCCAATATTTATGgatctttttttaaattataaatgaaatcaaactcatacgaaaatcatttttcttctctttgttttgttttcttagCTCTGAAACTATATAAGAAAGATTGAAAGATCCCACATAGAAGCAAATGATTaaattgtaattttaatatattctcCAAAGTTTTAATAACTAgatcttctattttttttctaaaaaaatctaataaattattatgaaattttaaagtatCAAATAAGTTAGAGTAATTATTTTAAGTGGCAAAAatgttagaaatattttaaaatatagtaaaacgTGACTTTCTATCAATGGTGTCTATGAGTATTcgtatatttgtaaataaatatgcttattttcttatatttgaaaacaaccaaaTTATTCTAACAAGTGAATATTAATTAGCTAATTAGACCCAaggtttatatatatactaaaagAAAACACAAGTTATATAGGTAGCAAACTTATTACACACGTTTTAAATTGGACAcctttttgttattattattaaactgAAAATTCAAAACTGACATTTTGTAAgttgaaaaaattaaagattttgAAATGGATGAAGAGAATATAGAAATTAGGTAAAATGTTATAAGAGTTAAGAAATAGTATAAGCTGGTAATTGAAgggaataataataattataattaattaaataaattaaaagaaaaaatggggaAGAGAGAGGATATGAAATTTACTATAATAATATGAAGACACACATGCTTGTAATCAAAGTTCTGACTCCTTAAGTGAAATGATCTCTGAAGAACCCCACTTGTGATTTCTATACAAGGACAACAAAAAATGGAGCATTCCTAGAGATTCatttctctttaaatttctctctctctgttttctaTTTAAATAGAGCACATAGCCCACAGCTTTTCCCCCATGCAtttcctccttcttcttcttctttttcttcacattctccaaatttttcatctttagaattccatttttatatagAGATATATAAATAGTATATCAATATGTCCGGTAGATCTCGTTCGAGGCAATCAAGTGGTGTAAGAATCAGCGACGAGCAGATCACCGATCTTGTTCATAAGTTGCAGCAGCTCTTGCCTGAGATTCGTAATCGCCACTCCGACAAGGTGAccttttaatttaacattttcttttttgagagagatttttattgagagaaaaagataaatttgtAGGTTTCAGCAGCGAAGGTATTGCAAGAGACATGCAATTACATTAGAAGCTTACATAGAGAAGTGGATGATTTGAGTGAGAGACTTTCGGAGTTGTTAGCCACATCGGACACAGCCCAAGCCGCCATTATTAGAAGCTTGCTCACTCAGTGACcacattttatatatataatcaaatggGTTGTTATAATTAAACTAAAGTTTCTTgctttagggtttttttttttttttttcctttttggaaCTTTCTttgttcaatggattcaatcaATTACCTAAGTTCATGAGCTATAGTAAATTAGTAGTTCaatgatagagattaaaataatatgttGTTGTTATGATACTATGTTAAATCACGAAATGGTTTGATGGGTAGCGGTATTGAAGTGATTGAAAGAGAGGATGAGGCAATGAAAAGAAATGGATGAATGTGTGTAGCTATAAATTGCTAAGGAAAGCATGGGAAAAGGGATAAGAAtgagaagagaaaaaagaagagggagcaaataataaatatataattaaatagagTTTGGAGTTTGGCCCATATGGGCATGCACTCGGAAATTCATGTTGGGGATGCcctaaacaaaattaaataaataataataataagaaaactTCTGAAATCACGCGTGAAGAGCGTTCAACCACACACAACACAcacaagaaatatatatattatatcattatATTATGTACACACACTGTGAGTCTATGGCTCTGTTTTGTAGAATTCTATGCCCCTTTTTTAGTTAGAGTAGGCTTTCAATTATACCTTTTGAATCTAAATTTATCTTAGAACATTGAaatgcatttaaaaaaaaaaaaaaaacttttgaatgtatattttgaatatatCGGCGTGTGACTATAGAGATGTGTCCACAAAATGGAGATGGATGACTTTTTCATGTATGCACCATCTTGTATGTGACCGTTCTTGAAAATTACGAAAGTTAATATTGGTTGGTTAATCCGTAGCAAGTATAATAGTTTTAATGATGATCTTGTAGTTATTTTGTCGGTATCTTATCGGTAAGTTTTTAAGTTACGGGTGTGGTTTTTGCTATATTGATTACATCATTTGGTGTAACTAGTTATTTCATAGAAAATTTTCACGGATAAAAAACATGTCAaactatatatagaaattaaaaaatatatatattaatagaaCATCTATAGTGattattagtttctatcacttattaatatatttatatcgaTCTacgtaaaaaaatattttactattttgtgtaaataatttttttatttttttatttttttattttttaaaatctcaaaatttatcATTCGACAATCAAATTGAGTTGGGTCTTTCGAATCTCAATCCAACCTATCCGACTAGAATCAAATTTCCCCCGAAGAATTATACTTCCCATTTATTCcttttagaaaatcaattaaattatgtctttttcttaagaaaaacaATTAAACAGTTGATTATTCACCATGATCCTTATTTGAATGATTAATTTTTCATGAAAATCTTAAACCttttaaatgaaacaaaataaaacgtTATGTgaagttatttaattatccatacatacattacataaaaataataataataataaacagaGTTGAGAATGGAAAAAACATTCCTCATACCGATTGACATTTAGCTTgctgattattattattattattttttggcaTCCATCTCCCATTTTCCATCTAAATTAAGATTCTCTCCACGTTTTTTAGGTTAGTCTCGTTgatgtgtaaaaattaaaagacaaagctgattttttttttttaataaagtacTAGAGGTTGAGGAATATCAGTAGACGCACCTGAACATCTCAATTAGGTTGATACATCTTTAGCGTCCTCATCACACTCGATTCCAAAagtgatacattatatatatatgtatacacGGATCAAGAGAAGCCCGAAGCTCAGTACAAAAAGGAAGAGACTAGAGAAAAGTTTTCCAATTTAATGATATACGAGATGCATCATAATTTCTAAAAAGATTAGATTTAGTACTCTAATTTGCAGCAAAGTAGATAATGTCTTTCCAAAGGTAAGCAGataatttttcttcattctaaaatgttttttttttttttttgttcctttCTAGCCAGAGGCACTAAGGGCAGACTCCAATCAGATTACACCACAATAGCTTCTTCCTAGAATTCAATTGAACGTAGTTTTAACATGAAAATAACTCAActgacataaaatatatatacctTTGACATAGAAATCTCTTTGAATCCCCCACCTCACATATTATTGATCTAAAAAAGAAATTGTTATTAGCACCAACCCCATTGTCTTCAATCTTTatgtctgaaaatggagggttacacctATTTTGGAGATAATATTTAATCACGAATGTCTTGGTTCAGTGAAGGAATATTTAACTGCCCCtcatctattctgactcattaaagtatcgttgcaaataaataatgaaatttgggtatattattacttttgctaaaattaaattggatttgAAAGCAATTTActaaattagaatttatttataatttcagcATGTCAACTTCTTCAATATCACTCGCTTCCGATAAAAATAACGGTCTTAATTATTCAACATGAAAATTGAATGTACTAATAGATGAtgattaaaaatttgttttaatataggaatgtcctctatctcccaactcatctacaGATCAAAAGGTTTTGAATGTCGTAGATGATGAAACAAAAGAAGCACAATAaagtaaatttgatttgtttGTCATTGAgatatgtttagtggaaaatgataaattaacctagataatagattcaggtgcAGCTAATCATATCTGTGTTTTCAttcaggaaacaagttcctagagACGGCATACAAAAGGCGTAGTAACCTTTAAGGTAAGGATTtgggaggttgtttcagctaaagcagtgggagattgACAATTATTTGTTGGAGATAGatacattttactagaaaatatttattatattccttctatgaaaaggaatttaatatctatctcatgtttgctcgaacaaaattataaagtctcttttgaaaataatgaagtgttcattatttcgAAAGATATTAAAACATATTctacaaaactggaaaataacttatacatgttAAAATTAACTAAGGTAAAGGctattttgaatatagagatatttaaaacagttgaaactcaaaataagaaacgatAGATTTTTCCAAATACCtttctttggcacttaagattaGGACACGTTCATCTCAATAGATTTGGGAGATTGGTTGAGAGTGGACTTCTAAGttagttagaagataacttTTTACCttcatgtgaatcttgtcttgagggtaaaataacCAAAAGATCTTTAACaaaaaaaggtcttagagccaaagaacccttagaactggtatattcagacctttgtggtccgatgaatgttaaagctagaggagggtatgaatatttcatcagctttatagatgattattctttatatggctatatttacctaatcATCATAAGTCTAAaatccttgaaaagttcaaggaatataaggcagaggttgagaaccaattaggtaaaaagattaaaacactttgatcaaacgaggtggtgaatatatggacttaaaattccaagactatatgatagaacatgaaattcaatcTCAACTCACGATAACTGGTATTAGAGATGTCCATGGAGTGGCGGGGGCGGGGCGGGACTGGGGAACCCTCCCCCGTCCCCGTCCCGCCCCCATTCCTATTCCTCCATCCCGAATTTTGACCTGTGCGGGAACGGGGCAGGGATTGTCACTCGAGATTTGCGGGGACCAAGGTTCCCCatcatattttttctttttattttaattaaatatatattttaacaattCCTTAAAACATATCCAATACaactttcatttaaataaaatattatcaattttcggtataaaaacaataatacataaattcaaatttaaaaagatataattaaaatgttaaattccataatttttataattaaaaaattcaataattctaGCATCCCATTCTTAAATGTTATATGCAAATCTagaattaaagtaataaagtcttaaacttaaataattaaaaccttcATAATATATCCTAACAAAAGTCTAcaatattaatataatgttAATATAATaaggcaccacacaccttctcttggcccagagtaggttcacacatagttggactatgtctgtactattcattagagaatcaaagtggtacttaagaagtgagatgtaaactacagaggtaaaacggtaaattggcctaactgtTACTtaacgagcatctgtgaagggcaTCTGTACTCATGATGGTTTATATCCAGAATGGACACATAAATTATATCTTGTGGTAAGAAGAGCTCAGGTTGTTCGGTCTTTAttagaatgcctgacagttatacgtgatggtggatctcatggctaaagattttagtcaactgttcacggaccgttggagctttgagccacagatTCATATAGgtccttgggtagcttggataaagttgagaatcagttttgggttaatttgaaatgttcaattgacaagagaagttcgatttatatatgaataattggactggtttaattatatatgatatatttgtaaatatatgagatacattattttggagaaaattagatataaaatatgatttatatcaagtagaggagaaattactatagtagatatgtgatattaaactataagtagggtaaaatataatatgattaatttattaataatttaattggttaattaataatgataattaacctaaaatctctCTCGGACGTGCATTAGTGGGGAACAACGTGGTATTTtaactgatgaataaaattgaaatttttttcattttgaatcgtttTGAAAAAAGATCGAATGAGTTTGCATTGGTTGTGAAAAACGTAATCGATCGCTTAAAATTCGGAGAGCCTATAGATAGTCGCTCAGCGCCTAACGATCTCATACCTTGCATAAACGATCGCCTATCTTGCGCCCTAAACGATCGCAACACACatgatctaaacgatcgttagttttcctaaatgatcgtatagtgtatcgtttttgctaaacgatcgcctactgTTTTCCTAAACACATTCAGTAAAACTACACAATCGTtgtagtttcttctaagcgataagcatttgctatgcgatagtttCAATCTNNNNNNNNNNNNNNNNNNNNNNNNNNNNNNNNNNNNNNNNNNNNNNNNNNNNNNNNNNNNNNNNNNNNNNNNNNNNNNNNNNNNNNNNNNNNNNNNNNNNNNNNNNNNNNNNNNNNNNNNNNNNNNNNNNNNNNNNNNNNNNNNNNNNNNNNNNNNNNNNNNNNNNNNNNNNNNNNNNNNNNNNNNNNNNNNNNNNNNNNNNNNNNNNNNNNNNNNNNNNNNNNNNNNNNNNNNNNNNNNNNNNNNNNNNNNNNNNNNNNNNNNNNNNNNNNNNNNNNNNNNNNNNNNNNNNNNNNNNNNNNNNNNNNNNNNNNNNNNNNNNNNNNNNNNNNNNNNNNNNNNNNNNNNNNNNNNNNNNNNNNNNNNNNNNNNNNNNNNNNNNNNNNNNNNNNNNNNNNNNNNNNNNNNNNNNNNNNNNNNNNNNNNNNNNNNNNNNNNNNNNNNNNNNNNNNNNNNNNNNNNNNNNNNNNNNNNNNNNNNNNNNNNNNNNNNNNNNNNNNNNNNNNNNNNNNNNNNNNNNNNNNNNNNNNNNNNNNNNNNNNNNNNNNNNNNNNNNNNNNNNNNNNNNNNNNNNNNNNNNNNNNNNNNNNNNNNNNNNNNNNNNNNNNNNNNNNNNNNNNNNNNNNNNNNNNNNNNNNNAATGGGATCAAcgtaaggttggtggaatgaacgcatcaacgcatctacctcgagaaaatccaaagttgatgttgacatttcacctaccacgccattagtggcagaggttcagaaaggtcgaacgcgccgaacgtcagactcacagagtccaattaatgctgtcggcggcCAAGCTCCATtaatagaagtcgatgagctCAAAGTCATTTGATCCAGGGTTTTCATTCAAGGTTGAATCCAAGGTTTTTGCCTAAGGTTAGCCTAtagtggatccttgtgatccagacaaacgcgtgagaagatggctgagagtttttcacctccttcatctattctgagtgacgatcggagccttcaaCCAGAgttagatctcaagagagtcagctcctccacccatccatggcaccaccggcaaccttgacacacatccgctAGAAACAAAGTTTTGCTTCGAGCCGGTCatttctttctcctttcttttcctatattgatTGTATGACATTtcgaattaagaaattaatacaatatcttttcaatgcatttctcttttccttcgactccatctccatcttcttgcttagcatctttactttcattgtaacacttagtgggagtgcttgggtattgcatacttaatcatgtggattaggaatatgaagcatgtagtaacccaccgagaggtgt encodes:
- the LOC120083811 gene encoding transcription factor PRE3-like gives rise to the protein MSGRSRSRQSSGVRISDEQITDLVHKLQQLLPEIRNRHSDKVSAAKVLQETCNYIRSLHREVDDLSERLSELLATSDTAQAAIIRSLLTQ